The region AGGTTCCTGGTGATCTGCGTCATGATTTTCACTGCTGCCAGCTTCGCCTGCGGAGCAGCGCCGACCCTGGGAATGATCCTGCTGGCACGAATTGTCCAGGGCGCGGGCGGCGGTGCACTGCAGCCGCTCTCACAGGCGATCCTTTTTGAGTCCTTCCCCCCGGCGAAGCGCGGAGCTGCTGCCGCCGTCTTTGCCTTCGGTGTGGTGGTGGCCCCGGTGCTGGGTCCCACGCTGGGAGGCTGGCTGACGGATACGTATTCCTGGCGGTATGCCTTCTATATCAATATCCCGGTGGGAATCCTGGCGGTCTTTATGATCAGCCGCTTCGTCCATGACCCCCCCTATATCAAGAATGCGAAGGTGCCGGCGTTCGACAACATGGGATTTGGAGCTTTGGTGGTCTGGACCGGACTTTTGCAGGTGATCCTGGATAAGGGGCAGGAAGATGACTGGTTTGGAGCCACATGGATCCGGGTGGCATTTCCGATCATGCTGGCCGCCTTCCTGTGGTGGGTCTGGATCTCCTGGCATCGCAAAAATCCGCTGGTCGATCTCAAAGTGCTGAAGAATCGCAATTTTGCCATTGGCTGTTTGCTAATCTTCCTCTTCGGCATTGCAATCTATTCGACCGTGACCGTGCTTCCGCTCTTTTATCAGGAGTTGTTGGGCTATACGGCCTTCACGGCCGGGGTTGTGGTGGCGCCACGTGGACTGGGAGCGATCTGCGGGATGCCGGTGATCGGGTATCTTTCCAATAAAGTCGATCCGCGCTATCTGCTTACCTTTGGATTTATTGTTTTCGGACTTACGACGTTGTATTTCGGAAGCATTACGCTTCAGGTCTCTCCGACGACGCTTCTGGTACCTATTCTGATTACGGGGTTTGGGCTGAGCTTTGTCTTTGTGCCCATTACAACGGCGGCTTATGGGACGCTGCCGAATGAACAGATGGGCAATGCCAGCGGTTTGTTCAACCTGATGAGAAATGTCGGAGGGTCGATCGGAATCTCAATCGCTCAGACCCTTCTGATTCGGCGTGCCGCGGTGCATCAGAACCTGATCGTCAATTCTGTTCCGAGGACCGGGGCGCAGTTCCAGAATTCGCTTCAGAATACGACAGGCTTTCTGGCAAGGTATTATGGTCCGGCGAATGCTGCCGATCCTGCGCAGGCGACGCTTTACCGCGAGCTTTTGCGGCAAGCCTCGAGCTGGGCCTTTGTGGATGTGTTTCGGTGGCTTTCTCTGTTGAGTTTTGGATGTGTGGTTGCAGTCTGGCTGCTGAAGAAGGTAAAGCCCGGAAAGGGCCCGATAGGAGCACACTGAGCAGCAGAACGCGGGTGCGCTCGATGTATGAGATTCGCCGGTCTCCTCCCCATCGGCTGCGATAAACTCGAAGTTTGCGAGTTGCAGGTCTGTAGGGATGGAATGAGTTTGCTGGCACAGCTTTTGTTCTGGATTGCGGTGGTAGGTTCGCTGACGTCGACGATCTACTGTCTGATGGTCCTGGCGGCCGCGCTCCGGTTTGGACTGCGGCGCCGGCGTGAGGAGCAGGCGGCCATAAACTCCAGCTTTCTGCCGCCCGTCAGTGTGCTGAAGCCGCTGCATGGCACAGAGGATGGACTGGAGAAGAACCTCGAAACCTTCTTTGAACAGGATTATCCGGAGTTCGAGCTGTTGTTCTGCTCCAGGCATGAGAGCGACGCCGGTCTGCAACTGGCCCGCGAAGTTGGTAGGCGGTATCCCGAGGTGAATGCAAAGTATGTCACCTGTGGGGAGCCACCCGAGCACTTTCATAATGCCAAGGTCTTTTCGCTAGCCAGGATGGATTCGGTTGCGGCTTACGATCTTTATGTAACCAGCGATGCGGATGCGCGGGTCGCACCGGACTATCTGCGCAAGATGATCCAGAACCTGAAGGATCCGGCAGTGGGGCTGGCATCGAGCGTCTACATAGGAACAGTACATCGCGGAGCGGAGGCGCGACTTTCGTCGCGTCTGGATGCCGTGGGCAAGAGCGTCGAGATGAGTTCGGGCGTGATGGTGGCGGACATGCTTGAAGGGACCAAATTTGCGCTTGGCGTGACGATGGTGCTTAGAAAGCAGTCCTTCGTCGAGGCCGGTGGATTCGAGGAGCTCGGTCAGTTCTACGCCGATGACTTTGTACTAGGCAACCGCCTGGCGACACGCGGAACCGGGGTAAGGCTGGCCACTCACGTGATCCGGCTGCTGGTAGAAGACACCCCGTTCGCGGTGTCGTTCCGCAACCAGTTGCGCTGGATGCAGAGTACGCGGCGGTCCAGACCATGGGGCCATCTGGGAACGGGGCTGACCTTCGCCATGCCCTTCGGCCTGCTGGGACTTCTCTGGGGAGTGATCAGCGGACATGCGGGGCTGGGACTGCTATGGCTGTTGGCGATGGTCGTCAATCGCTGGTTGCAGGCAGGCACGGTGCTCACGATGATGGGCGATCCTGGATGGCTTCGCGGAATGTTGCTCTATCCTCTTCGTGATCTGTTGGGCAGCATGCTGTGGGTGGGGAGCTATGGCGGTGATCGATTTTACTATCGCGGCCAGACGTACCGGCTTCGCGAAGGCGGCCGCGTCGAGACTCCCTAAGCCGCAATCGGCCTTTTATAGATCAGCGGTTGGTCAACACCGTCTTGCCGCCGGAAGAGGCGAGGGTGTGGACCGCGCCGTACGGGCTGAGATCGCGTATGCGGGCTGCAGGATGGTAGGTGAACAAAAAAATACGCTGCGGGCTGGCCCAAAGGCGGCGGAGCGTGGCTTCGTTTTCGAAGATATGGGGGGAATCGGGCCAGAAGGCGCCGTACCACAGGCCATTCACATTGCCATGGATGAGGTGAAGCTGGTGACGCGTGTAGAAGACCAGGGAAGAGCCTGAGGTGAGCTCTCCGTCCAGAATGATCTGATCCTGCGGTTTGACCCCCTCGTGATTGATTGCCAGAGCAAGACCTTTTGAACCCAGAATGGGATAGAAGCGACGAAGCCCCTCGTGTGCTCCAAGCAGCGCAAAAATCATGGCCGCAGCCAGGACGAGATTGGCGGCATAGTTACGTCCTTGTCGTCGAAGCAGCCATGTGGGGAGTCCAGCGATCAGCATGCTGAAGGAGACGAAGAAGAGGGGGCCGCGGAAAAGTCCCATAGCATCGGTGGTGAGATCGAAGATGTGGCCGAGCGAGAGGTTATAGAACTCCGGATTGGCGGCCAGCAGCGATGCGATGTCGGTCCCCTTCGGTGTCGGCGGTGCCGTAAGGGCGAAGTATCCGCAGACCACGGAGATGACCGCGGTGGTGGGGATAAGCAGCCAGGCGGTCCAGTGCTGAGCCGACCGGCGGATCTCAGAAGTGCTGGACGAGGCGTCAACCCGGCTGAGAAACCCTGCTGTCATCAGGGCGAGTGCCGGAAGAGCAGGCAGACTGTAGTACTCCTGCCGGCTGGAGAGGGTAAAGAAGCCGAGAACGACGGCAGTCCACAGAAAAAGGGCAAGGGCGGCCTCGCGGGACCTGCTGAAAGTTGATTCGGAGGAGTCGCGGAGATCGCGCAGGTGCCGCCGGAGAGCGGGGAAGAGGAAGGAAGCCCAGGGCATGATCCAGAGTGCAGTGAGAGCCCAGAACAACAGGACCGGAACCTGTCCATAGTCGTGCGGGATGCGGCGGCCGAGAAAGCGGGCGATGTGCTCGTTGTAGAGGTAGAACCAGGCCCAGCCACCACGTGGGGGAAGCCCCTGGCCGGCAGGCAAAGGGATGGGTGGAGTACGAAGGGCGGCCATAATGTGCCATGGAGCTGCGATGACAAGGAAGACCACAGCAGAGGCGATAGGATGCAGGCGGCGGAGAAGACCTGGCTGACGTGTCAGCGCGAGATAGGCAAGGACAAATGCGGTTGGAAAGACCAGCCCGATAAACCCTTTTGTCAGAACGTTCAAGGCCATGACTGCAGCGAATCCCGCACAAGGCAACAGAGTGGAGCGGCCTTGACGGACGCGGTCCAGCGCGATCAGCAGAAGATGGACGCCCAGCGTCATCCAGAGCGCCAGTAGGATGTCGGGAATATAGAACCGGGTATAGAGGTACGGACCAATGCTGGTTGCCAGGGCAAGCGCGGAATAGAAGCCGCCTCGATCCGGAGCTTCGGGCGGAGAGATCTCGCGGAAGAGCCGGATGCCGAGGGCGTATACAGCGAGCAGAAGCGCGAGCATACCGACGGCGAGTGGCAGACGGGCGGCCCAGTCCTGTGCGCCGAAGAGCTTCATGGAACCGGCAGCCATCCAGTACATCAGAGGGGGCTTGTCGAAGAAGCGGACACCGTTGATGTAAGGGGTCACGTAGTCGTGCCGCAGGAGCATCTCCCGGGCGATCTCGGTGTAGATGGAATCGACGTCGTCCAGCAGGCCAGGAGTAAAGAGGCCGCCGACCTGAAGAATCAGCCAGGCAAGAACGATCAGACTGACCGACAGTGGGCTCCAGCAGCGAGATTTGCCGGATGCAGCGTCGCGCGATTCGGCAGACCGCTCAACGTTCGCAGCAGTCGAGGGAGTGGCGAATTGGGTGGAGCTTTGATTCACTAGCGACTCGACGGATGATCGAGTGGGCGATCGGTAAAGAGCGCCTTGCCGGAGGTCTCAGCCAACAGGACCTTGTTGTCTCCGAGGAGGCGATCGACGACGTCCCGCTTCTCCAGCGGAACGAAGAGAATCTTGCGCGGCCCCGTGCCCCAGGTCCTGAGGAGATCGTCATGGGTCAGGAAGATTGGTGGAGCATCGGGGAAGGTTGATCCGAACAGCATGGACGTGGAGCGTCCGTCCACGAGATAAACGATTTTGCCAAGGTAGAAGGGAATGGAAGAGCCGTAGGCCTGATCGCCATAGAGGAGAATCTCGCTGTCTTGCGACACGAGATGCTGATCTTCGAGCTGGATGATCTTTTGTGCAAGGTTGGCCGACGACAACATCGGAGCAAAGCGCACCAGGGCAATATGAGCCGCTACGAGAAAGACAGTCGAGGTGAGAGCAATGGCTACAGTTGAGGCGAGATGGCGTCGGCGGCTACGAAGCCACCATGCGATCGCCGGGCCAAAGGCGAAGGACAGGGCGGCCAGCGTCGCAGGAAGTCTTAGAGCGGCGAAGCTGGGCCCCGTCAGATCGAAGAAGTGAGACATCGAGAGGGTGTAATCGCCCACGCCGCGATGGGCGAGCAGCTCGCCGATATCAGGCACGAAAGGAAGATTGCGGGAGCTCCAGAGACCGTATCCCAGCGCGGCGGCGGCTGCGATGCCAATCACGGTGTAGGTGGCGTGGGCTGCGATGATCCAGCGTCGCGAGGTCTGGTCCACATCGTAGGATTGTTCCGCGCACACCAGCGCCACGGCCATCAGGATGAGAATCGCCAGGTAGGCTGGAAAGGTGTAGTACTCCTGGTTGGTCGAGATGGAAAAGAAGACTAGCACGAGCGCTCCATAGATCAGCAGAAGCCAGGTCGTGCCTGTGGAGAAGTTGATCGATGTGCCTGGCCGGCTGCGGCGAAGACGCCAGCCCTGAATGACCGCAAGCGGGGAGAAGAGGCTCCAGGGAAAGAGCCAGACCAGGTGAAGGCTCCAGAAGAGATAGCCTGGCAGCTTGTTGTAGTCCTTGGGGTAGCGCTTGCCAAGGAAGCGGAGAAAGTGTTCGTTGACGAAGTAGAACCAGAAGAAGCCGTGGCCGTTCATGCCACCGGTATTTCGCAGCCCGGCGAGGATGTGCCAGGGAGCGGCGATCGCGAAGAAGAGAAGCAGTCCGCTTGCGATTCGTGTGCGGCCCACGTTTCGCCATTGTCTTGTGAGTGTGAGGTAGAAGATGGCTGCGCCGCCAAAGAAGACCAGCGCAACGAGACCCTTGGTCAGTACGGCGAGCGCAAGCATAGCCCACATGGTGTAGGCGTACAGCGGGCGCTGGCGGCTCGTCTCCTCAAGTGTCCGCAGAAGGCAGTAGAGCGCGGTCAGGATGAAGAGCGAGAGCAGGACCTCTGGGATGTAGATGCGGGTGAAGAGAAAGACTCCGGCGGAGGTCAGAGCGAAGACACCTGTGTAGAAGGCAGTGCGGTCCCCGTAGGCGCGGCGTCCCCAGTGATAGCCCAGTAGCGCGAGCAGAAGGACTCCGATGGCCTCAGGCAGGTGAGCCGCAAATGTATTGAAGCCGAAGATGCGAAAGCTGATGGCGTCCAGCCAATAGGGAAGCGCAGCTTTTTCGAGATAGCGAATCCCGTTGACCTTCAGGGTGACAAGATCGCCGGTGAGCGCCATGTTGCGTGCGGCATTGGCGTGGGTTGCATCGGCGTCATCCAGAAGCGGAGGAGCGAACAGCGATGCGAAAAAGATGACCAGCCAGAGTGAAAGGATGACGCTCAAAGCTGAGGAGCGGCGTGGTCCGGAAGAGGAGCGCGCTTGCGGTGATGAAGTGGATGCCGTCGAAGGCTCGGAGAGGGCTGGAATGATCATCGTTGAATGCGTCTCTCTAGGATATATGCCTGTCCTTGAAAGAAGAATATTTTAGCCCTCCCTTCAGCAAGCCGGACGAATAGCGGCCTGCATGGATGAGATTCAGTCGCATGGCGATGTATCTTGCTTGTGATGGTTGATTTTCGGGTTTGGGGAAGGTGAAGTAAATGCCCACGTTCGCCGCGGTGGATATCGGCTCTAACTCCTGTCGTTTGAAGATCGCTTCGGTGCAGATGCATCGGCTCAAGACATTGCACGAAGACAGAGAGGTAACGCGTCTGGGCGAGAGCGTTTTTCAGACGGGAGCCATCTCACCGGAGGCGATGGCCGCTACCATTCGGGCGCTGAAGCGCTTTCACAAGGCTGTGCAGCTTCATGTGGCTGATAAGGTTCGTGTCGTGGCCACCAGCGCGATGCGCGATGCCCGCAATGCCGGTGCTTTTACCGAGTGGGTTCGTTCCGCGACCGGATGGGATGTGGAGGTGATCTCGGGATTGGAAGAGGGCCGGCTGATCCATCTGGGCGTCGTGACGCACGAGGTTGGAGCACGCGGACGCTGTGTCCTGATCGATCTTGGCGGCGGAAGCTGCGAGATGACCTACTCCGACGGCGGCCGCATTAAGGCGATGGTGAGCCTGCCGCTGGGGGCCGTGCGACTGCAGCAGGAGTTTCTGATGACAGATCCGCCTCCCAGGGAAGATGTTGCCCGTCTGAAGCAGTACATTGACCGTGAGCTGAAGAAGGCTGCGCGGAAGATCGGCACTCCCCGCGCGGCTCTTGTGATTGCCACGTCTGGTACTGCGGCAGCGTTGGCAGAGGCCAGCAGTACCGTGCGGAAGAAGGCTGGAACCAAGGAAAAGAAGTCCCTCGCCAAGCGGCGGGTGGAGCATCTGGGTGCGTTGACAGCAGACGCCCACGAGGTCCGCGTGCTTGCGGACCGTCTGGCGAAGATGCGCGATGAGCAGAGAGCGGCAGTTCCCGGCATCGGGCCGCGCCGGTCGGAGATCATCGTCGGCGGTGCGCTGGTCTACTCCCATCTGATGGAACGGTTCGGCTTCAAGTCCTTCCGTTACTCCGAGCTTGGCCTGCGCGACGGAATGCTGGCCCAGATGCTGAGCGATGTGGATTTGAGAGCGTCCGTACACCAGAAGATCGAGAGCGAGCGATGGGCAGGAGTTCTCGAGGTCTGCCGCCGTTACGGAATTGAGCAGAGGCAGGTTGAGCCGGTCCGACAGCATGTGGTGGACCTCTTCAAGACGCTGGCCCCTGTGCATGGTCTCCCGGAAGAGTACAGGCTCTGGCTGGAAGCAGCCGCCATGATGGAAGACGTCGGCAAATTCATGAACCACCAGGGCCACCACCGTCATACGCAGTACATCATTGCGAACTCTGAGATCTTCGGGTTTTCACCGGCACAGCGCGCAATTGTAAGTGCGCTGGCCCGGTACCTTGGAAAGACCAGGCCCGATGCCATGGATCGCGTGATGCGCACCATTCCGATCGAAGAGCACACCAACGTGATCCGGGCAATCCTGCTGTTGCGGCTTGCAGTCGCACTGAATCAGGATCGTGCAAGTGCAATCCTGCGCATTCGCATTCATGTGTATCCCAAGCGCGTGGTGCTGGAACTGGTTCCAGGTCGCGGTGGAGCGGAGCTCGAGGCGTGGTCCGTCAAAAAAGAGGCCAGTTACTTTCGCGAGGTCTTTCGCCGCGAGCTCTTTGTTGAGGTGGTGTAGAGCGCACGCACAGGCCTCGGATCGAGTAGCCACTGCAATGTGGCAGGTCCCCGGTCCAGCGAGACACGCGCCAGCGATCCCTTCCGCAGGCGAAGGTGCGGCAGCGTAGTGCTTTGAGGGCCTGCCAACAGGCTGGCGAGAAACTGCGTGATATTGGGGTTGTGCCCGACGACCAGAAGATTCTCGTACCCGCGACAGTCAGAGAGAAGACGCTGAAAGTCCCGGACGCTCGCCTCAGGTGTAAGCGCGTTCGACATCAGAATCTGTGACTCGTATCCCATCTCCGTTCCTACCAGCGACGCAGTCTGGAGACTCCGCTTGAAAGGACTGGAGACGATCAGGTCGAACTGCAGATTCAGCTCATTCAAAACGGCGCCCAGCTGCAGGCAGTACCGCTTGCCCTCTTTGTCGAGAGGACGCTTACGGTCGAGGACCGGATTGGGTCGCCGTTCGCCGGCTGAAGCATGTCGAAGAATGAAGAGATTCATGTGTGTTTACCTGATTTTAAATCAGATAGCGGAATGAGGCTGTTCGGGTCAGAGATTGTCCTGTGCGTCGTCATTAGGACGCTCCGCCGGAGGAGCAGGATCATGATGAAAGACGCCGGGATCAGGCTCTGCCAGCGAGGGTGAAGGAGGCTCCGGATTCGGAATGGGATCGGGTGTTGGAGCTGAAGATCTGGCCATAAGGGGCTGGTCCTGCGATAAGGGCGGCGGATAGACAGGAATCAGCGGGTCGGGATTTGACATGATCTCGATGTGATGCGGGCGATCGTGGTTCGCGGCTGCAGGGGGTGGTGGCACGTTGGAGGTAATCGGAGTCACTCGCCTGTAGGTGCCCTGGGGTTCAGGAAAGCTGTCGTCAGAGGTGGTGACAGGATGCTGCAGGACGAGCGAGGTCTCTACTCCTCGTTGCCAGAAGCGCAGAAAAAGCATCGCCATCAGTCCAATCTGTGCAACCAGGAACATGGGCCAGGCATGTGGTCGTGCAAGCATGTGCATCGCAGCTCGCGATGTAAAGAAGACGATGACTGTGCCTGTTACGGCGAGAACGAGAAAGATGATCCAGAGCCGGAAGAGATTGACTCGCAGGAGATGGAGGGCAGGCGCAAGCGTGCGGCGAACGCGACGATCCGGTCTTCCTGAGATGCGGAGATGGGTGCCAAGCTGCACCGTGTAGACCTCAACCAGATCGAAGTAGAGCCGCAGGAGAGAAGCCACCAGCAGCACCAGCAGCATCCCCGCAAGCGTAAGTAGCAGGGAGGTTCTTCCCACGAAACGGTCGTCGACGAAGCTCCTCCAGTGTTGCTCGGCTACGGTGAGCGGTCCCAGAATCACGCCTCCGGCCACCAGGGCCAATAGCGTGATGCGCACAAACCGCCAAAAGTGAAGGAGGCCCTGATAGATCAGCGTGCCCAATTTTGCGGGCTGGTTTGTGATGTAGCTGAAGAGTGTTCCGGGAACCAGCAGGAAATAGAGAACAAGAAAGACGATAACGGAACCATGGCTGGCCATGGCGCTCATCTCGCCGGCCTGTTCACCGCGGAGCCGCATCATCGCTTCCAGGACGATGGAGATATCGAAGCCGGATGACAGCCGCTGTGAAGCCAGCGAATGATTCATCAGCCTGGAGAGTTGTCCGTAAAGGGGCAGGCAGAAGGCGAGCGCGAGGCCGAGATTAAAGAGATAGGTCCAGAGGAATGCCGGAAACCGGCGAAGCGTAATGCTGAGGCCATGAAAAAAGATGTTGCGCGTTTGCGGCATGGAAGACGGCCTTTCAGGAGCGATACCGAGGATGCTGTTCCTCTCTTACGTGTTTCAAACGAACCAGGCTGTAAATTGAGACAAAAGCTGGTGAAACACCACCCAGATCGCTGTCAGCTTGCTTGCCGAAACCACGTCTGTTTGTCGGGTGATGCTGTTGTTGAAGAGATCGCGATCGAGCGGCACGCGATGATCGGGGTCGATCTCGACCGAGACGATCTTCGCATTGCGCGTATAGAGGAACTTCTTCCAGCGGTCGGCGCCGTCCCAGTGTTCGCGGAGTCGGGTGCCGTCGTCGAAGACGATCTCGGCGGTTACGGGGAGGATGAAGTCTCCCTTGCGACGCAGAATTACAGTCGAACGATATGGGATCTTCTTGGCATTCCGTACTGGCGGTTCCCACCAGCGCAGCGGCTCGGAAGTGAAGTTGTCGACAGAGTAGTCGAGCACCTGCGTGCCGTAGACGGCCTGATCGAAGAACGGCCGCAACGTCGTTGGCTCATAGTGAGACTCTGAGATGGACGCAGGCGGTGCGCATGGCACCGCTGTTGTGGCGGCGGCATCGGAGGAAAGTCCGGGGTTGAGCCTGCTGAAGGGGAGTGTTGTTGCCAGAGGCCCTCCTGCGGGAGAAGCAGGCGCAACGTTTGTGCAGGGAGTGTTGGCAGAGGATGCTGCAGCTCCGTCTCGGCTCGCAGAGAGCGGCTGTGCCTTGCCGCGAGCGACGGCGACTTCTTCGATCGTGCGGAGAAAATCCTCCGTTGTGGGGTGTTTGAAGCGATAGCGCTGGAAGTAGGTTCGCATCGCTTCGTCCATCGTATTCTCGCCGATCATTCCTTCCAGCGTGGTCAGCAGTGTTGCTGTCTTTCCGTATGTCACCGCGCCATACGACTGCTCATTGCGGAACTTCCATGCGAAGCGGGTTACAGGATCGAAGTCGGGGGAGAGAAGATAGGAGAAGCGCTGCAGCGATCTGTCGCCGAGATTTGCATACCTCTCGTTCGTGACGGAGGTACGGCCGCCAAGAAGGGCGGCAAGCACCTTGACCTCCGTGTAGGAGTTGATGCCCTCGTCCAGCCAGGCATCCTCAAATTCGTTGGAGGCGACCATCCCATACCAGTACTGGTGACCGAACTCGTGTTCGACAGTAAGCTCGGGCAGCTTGAAGATCCCGCTCCATGAGCCATCGCCGGTGACCAGTGTGGGGTACTCCATGCCCTGCATCTCTGAGCCCGGCTCCGGATCGACAACGGTGATGACCTTGTAGGGATAAGGCCCGTACCTGCGCTCGAATTCAGCGAGTGCACCCCGCGTGATGTCGAGATAACGCTGTCCGATGTGAGGATGCGCGGCCAGGGCAAGCACGCGAATCTGAACCGGGCCCATCGACGAGAGATAGACAGCGTCGGAGACCACAAAGTGCGGACTCGCAGCGAAGGCGAAGTCGTGAATATCCTCGCCATAAAAGCTGAGCGTCTTTGTGCCGTCAGAATTGGGCTGGGTTCCGGTTGGAACTCCGCTGGCCCCTACGGTGTATCGTCGGGGCACGGTAAGGCGAACGTTGTAGGTGCCGAAGTCGGAGAAGAACTCCGTAGTGGCGTGATACTGGTGGCAGTTCCACGCTCCATGCCAGAAGACGCCGACCTTCGGAAACCACTGGCCGCCCATGATGAAGTCACGCTTATATCCGTTGCGGGCTACGGACTCCGGAAACTTGTCGTGAAAGGTTAGGTGGAAGGTCACGGAGTCGTTCGGCTGTAGCGGGCGCGGCAGCGTAATCTCTGCGACGGTGTGATCGTCCAAGTTGCCGTCGTCCGGTGCAGTAAAACGAAGAGTCGCAGTCAGGTCGCCGTATCCATCGGCATCGACATGCGAGACCGTAATCCCCCCGATCTTCTCCGGCGGATAGTCATTGCCCAGGGTCTCGCGGATTCCGCCGCCCGCCCGCGTCTCTGCGGTGAAGGTCGATTGCGGCCGGAAGGCGTTGAGGTAGAGGTGGAGCGGAAAGCTGGTGAGCGGCTGCCCGGTCAGATTCCGGTAGGTGAGGGTCTCGGTAGCGTCCAGGATCTTTCTGTCCGTATCGAGCTTCGCATCGATGGCGTAGGCCACCACACGCTCCGAAAGCGGTCGCCCGTCGGGCGAGTTGGTGGCGATGCTTAGTTGAGCACGCGATGCCGGTGCGACGAGTAGCAGAACAACTGCAGCGAGAAGGTATCTCCGCATAGGCTTGAAGTCGGAATACTTTCAGTGAGATGCGCGAAACTGCTCTTCGGGTGGCGCGAGACTGCGCTTACCTCAATGGCTCTTTAATTCCCACAGTTCGGTGGTAAGAATACCCGAGAGAAACATCTGCCGGCCTATACACTGAAACCCCGCTTCTGAGAGGAGCCCTGCATGGTCCGGAAGATGCGTGACGGGCAGTCCCGTCAGGATTCGAAATGCAAGGTAGAGGCCGCGTATGAATACGCGCGTAGGCAAATGCATGTTTCCCGGTGGGATGCGGAAATCGGAGATGAGCCATCGACCTCCCGGCCTTAGTGCGGGAGTGATCCTGGCGATCAGCTGCTCCAACTGCTCTTCTGTAAAACAATCCAGAAAGAAATGGCTCACGACGAGATCGTAGGGAACATCTGTTGCTGGTGTGAAGGTGAGTGCGTTGGCCTGCACAGTTTTCAGGCGATCCTCATAGCGGCTGCAGCGACGGCGCAGAAGTTCAAGCATCGCGGCGCTGCTGTCGACCGCGGTTGCCTGCACCGAAGTATTGGCTGCAAGGAAGCTGGCGAGAAAACGTCCGTCTCCATCCCCGAGAGCGAGGGCATTGTGAGCCATTCCCAACTTGGGGAGAAAGTGCAATCGAGTCTGCTCTAGCTTTCGTCCCAGTGTTAGATATTCAAGCGTGCGATATGGCCGGGCGATGGGATCGAAGTTCGCTGGGCTGTTCATAGAAAGGGCACCAGGAGGAGTGGGGTCAGTAGAGCGAGGTCGGCCGCGGCTCGCAGTTGCAGTGTGCTTAAGCGATTACGCTGCTGGTGCAGTGCAAAAAGCGCCAGTGCCGCCATCGAGACAGCAGCATAGAGCAGGCGTGCCGGCGGACTGCTCAACAGTACACAGGCGCCGCTGACGGCGAAGGTAGCGAGCGTCAGCGGCGCAAGGTATCGCAGGACGATGGCTGTAACCGGATGTGGAGGCTGTCCTCCTGGAACGGGGTGCTCCCACGCATAGATAAACAGGCAGTTGAGGCTGCACACCGCAGCCAGCAGCAGCGCCGGTAGCAGAAGCGGTAGCCGCAACTGAGGATTGCGCGAGATGGTCGGAATAAAGGTCGCCGCGGCGAAGCATACGCCGACGGCAATCTCTTTCGGCAGACGATGCGCGCTGCGCGTCGCGTGAATGATGACGAAGTATCCAAAGACCAGGCCCCCCAGGACCAGGTAGAGGCGGATGGCTGCCTCCGGGATATGCGGCAGCAGCAGAGCCAGCGACACGGAGGCGATGGCGATTCCCGTCATAAAGGCGCTACGGTGTTCGCGGTGGAAGTAGTGGCGGGCTTCCAGTCTGTCATTTCCTGGTGAGAGCGCATCCAGCAGACGGTCCGCTGCATACAGCGTCCACACCGCTATGGTCATTGCCGCCAGTGAAAACCAGTGAAGCTGCAGATGGGCAGCCCGCGCTATAAACCAGGTCCAAAGAGTGGCGACCGTGGGAGCATCGAGCGAGAGAAGATGCCAGAAGACAGGAGCAGAATAGCTTCTATCGCTCGTACTCTGATGAGATCTTCCGGCCACCTCTCCATTGTAGGTGGCTGTTGAGCAGGCCTGCTACGCGACGTTGGATGCTCCGGCGGCGGAATGTGGACTGTCACCGATAATGCGCGGACCCGCCTTCTCCGGCTGGCGAGTGTGCTTCTCTTCTTTGGCGCCTTCAGC is a window of Edaphobacter sp. 12200R-103 DNA encoding:
- a CDS encoding glycosyltransferase family 39 protein, whose translation is MIIPALSEPSTASTSSPQARSSSGPRRSSALSVILSLWLVIFFASLFAPPLLDDADATHANAARNMALTGDLVTLKVNGIRYLEKAALPYWLDAISFRIFGFNTFAAHLPEAIGVLLLALLGYHWGRRAYGDRTAFYTGVFALTSAGVFLFTRIYIPEVLLSLFILTALYCLLRTLEETSRQRPLYAYTMWAMLALAVLTKGLVALVFFGGAAIFYLTLTRQWRNVGRTRIASGLLLFFAIAAPWHILAGLRNTGGMNGHGFFWFYFVNEHFLRFLGKRYPKDYNKLPGYLFWSLHLVWLFPWSLFSPLAVIQGWRLRRSRPGTSINFSTGTTWLLLIYGALVLVFFSISTNQEYYTFPAYLAILILMAVALVCAEQSYDVDQTSRRWIIAAHATYTVIGIAAAAALGYGLWSSRNLPFVPDIGELLAHRGVGDYTLSMSHFFDLTGPSFAALRLPATLAALSFAFGPAIAWWLRSRRRHLASTVAIALTSTVFLVAAHIALVRFAPMLSSANLAQKIIQLEDQHLVSQDSEILLYGDQAYGSSIPFYLGKIVYLVDGRSTSMLFGSTFPDAPPIFLTHDDLLRTWGTGPRKILFVPLEKRDVVDRLLGDNKVLLAETSGKALFTDRPLDHPSSR
- a CDS encoding Ppx/GppA phosphatase family protein; amino-acid sequence: MPTFAAVDIGSNSCRLKIASVQMHRLKTLHEDREVTRLGESVFQTGAISPEAMAATIRALKRFHKAVQLHVADKVRVVATSAMRDARNAGAFTEWVRSATGWDVEVISGLEEGRLIHLGVVTHEVGARGRCVLIDLGGGSCEMTYSDGGRIKAMVSLPLGAVRLQQEFLMTDPPPREDVARLKQYIDRELKKAARKIGTPRAALVIATSGTAAALAEASSTVRKKAGTKEKKSLAKRRVEHLGALTADAHEVRVLADRLAKMRDEQRAAVPGIGPRRSEIIVGGALVYSHLMERFGFKSFRYSELGLRDGMLAQMLSDVDLRASVHQKIESERWAGVLEVCRRYGIEQRQVEPVRQHVVDLFKTLAPVHGLPEEYRLWLEAAAMMEDVGKFMNHQGHHRHTQYIIANSEIFGFSPAQRAIVSALARYLGKTRPDAMDRVMRTIPIEEHTNVIRAILLLRLAVALNQDRASAILRIRIHVYPKRVVLELVPGRGGAELEAWSVKKEASYFREVFRRELFVEVV
- a CDS encoding histidine phosphatase family protein, translated to MNLFILRHASAGERRPNPVLDRKRPLDKEGKRYCLQLGAVLNELNLQFDLIVSSPFKRSLQTASLVGTEMGYESQILMSNALTPEASVRDFQRLLSDCRGYENLLVVGHNPNITQFLASLLAGPQSTTLPHLRLRKGSLARVSLDRGPATLQWLLDPRPVRALYTTSTKSSRRKTSRK
- a CDS encoding proline-rich domain-containing protein codes for the protein MPQTRNIFFHGLSITLRRFPAFLWTYLFNLGLALAFCLPLYGQLSRLMNHSLASQRLSSGFDISIVLEAMMRLRGEQAGEMSAMASHGSVIVFLVLYFLLVPGTLFSYITNQPAKLGTLIYQGLLHFWRFVRITLLALVAGGVILGPLTVAEQHWRSFVDDRFVGRTSLLLTLAGMLLVLLVASLLRLYFDLVEVYTVQLGTHLRISGRPDRRVRRTLAPALHLLRVNLFRLWIIFLVLAVTGTVIVFFTSRAAMHMLARPHAWPMFLVAQIGLMAMLFLRFWQRGVETSLVLQHPVTTSDDSFPEPQGTYRRVTPITSNVPPPPAAANHDRPHHIEIMSNPDPLIPVYPPPLSQDQPLMARSSAPTPDPIPNPEPPSPSLAEPDPGVFHHDPAPPAERPNDDAQDNL